One Actinomycetota bacterium DNA segment encodes these proteins:
- a CDS encoding HD domain-containing phosphohydrolase, whose amino-acid sequence MKQLRVMMVEDSADDCELMKIALEKGGYEVSSDRVENEKVMMAAIERNKYDVILSDHQMPGFNSREALAVMKKLDVEAPFILVSGKIGETGAVELMKAGASDYVSKNHLALLPAAVERALDEHKANADRKHAEDAVRKSEKRWKLLVTNIPDYVAILDDDDRYIFLNHYAKGYSEKDVTGNSVYDYVEPKSIPIFRDALKWGRSENKKQEFEHKALGDEGTYRLFEDVAIPITEEDGVSNIIVVSHDITDRRAAEKEQARSYRQLELTLEGTVNALSAVGEHRDPYTAGHQERVTQLACAIAEEMKLSPEIYNDIRIAGKLHDIGKIEIPSEILSKPGRLTDIEFSMVKVHSRVGFDILKTAELPCQVAEIVLRHHERIDGSGYPNGLKADDIQIGAKIMAVADVVEAMSSHRPYRAALGIDKALEEIEQNKGKLYDPEVVDACLKLFRKKGFKF is encoded by the coding sequence ATGAAGCAACTGCGCGTGATGATGGTCGAAGACTCTGCCGATGATTGTGAACTTATGAAGATCGCTCTGGAAAAGGGCGGTTATGAGGTTAGCAGCGACCGCGTCGAAAACGAAAAGGTCATGATGGCGGCGATTGAGCGCAATAAGTACGACGTCATCTTAAGCGACCATCAAATGCCGGGCTTTAATTCCCGGGAAGCTTTGGCGGTTATGAAGAAATTAGATGTTGAGGCGCCGTTTATTTTGGTTTCCGGGAAGATCGGAGAGACGGGCGCGGTCGAACTGATGAAAGCGGGCGCGAGCGACTATGTCAGCAAGAACCATTTAGCGTTGCTGCCGGCCGCTGTGGAACGAGCTCTGGACGAACATAAAGCGAACGCCGATCGCAAACATGCCGAGGATGCTGTAAGGAAATCGGAAAAGCGGTGGAAACTGCTTGTTACGAATATACCAGACTACGTGGCTATTCTCGACGATGATGACCGATATATCTTTTTGAATCATTATGCGAAAGGTTACAGCGAAAAGGACGTTACAGGTAACTCTGTTTATGACTATGTTGAGCCAAAGTCTATTCCCATATTTAGGGATGCGTTGAAGTGGGGTCGTTCGGAGAACAAAAAACAGGAATTCGAGCACAAAGCGTTGGGGGATGAGGGGACTTACCGATTATTTGAGGACGTGGCGATACCTATCACTGAGGAGGACGGCGTCAGTAATATTATTGTTGTATCCCATGACATAACTGATCGACGGGCTGCCGAAAAAGAACAGGCGAGGTCATACAGGCAGCTGGAATTAACACTTGAAGGCACCGTGAACGCGCTGTCGGCGGTTGGCGAGCATCGAGACCCGTATACTGCTGGTCATCAGGAGAGGGTCACCCAATTGGCTTGCGCGATCGCGGAAGAGATGAAGCTGTCTCCGGAAATATACAACGACATCCGTATCGCCGGCAAGCTCCACGACATTGGAAAGATAGAAATCCCGTCAGAGATACTCTCGAAACCAGGCAGACTGACGGATATTGAGTTCAGCATGGTAAAAGTTCATTCACGGGTCGGATTTGACATCTTAAAAACAGCCGAACTTCCCTGCCAGGTAGCCGAAATAGTGTTGAGACATCATGAACGGATAGACGGATCCGGATATCCTAACGGGCTGAAGGCAGATGACATCCAAATCGGCGCCAAGATAATGGCCGTTGCCGATGTCGTCGAAGCTATGAGCTCTCACCGGCCGTACCGGGCGGCCTTGGGCATCGATAAGGCGCTGGAAGAGATTGAACAGAACAAGGGAAAACTTTACGACCCGGAAGTCGTCGACGCTTGCTTGAAGCTATTCCGGAAGAAAGGCTTTAAGTTTTAA
- the polA gene encoding DNA polymerase I — MTPKRKKLIAIDGNSLLFRAFFALPVSIATRDGQPTNAVYGFATMLLKLLKEEKPDAVAVAWDRAAPTFRHHAFVDYKANRAAIPANLPSQFPLAKEVLEGLGVASFEIDGYEADDILAKLAVEAPAEGFDVLIVTGDKDALQLVNPHVQVMTTQKGITDTFVYDEARVSERFGVGPERVPDYLGLKGDSSDNIPGVPGVGDKTATELLQRFGTLDGIYEHVDEITKPKLKESLLANKEQAYLSRDLAVLQPDVPVDVSYDALGRHNANKDELRALFQQLEFKTLLNRLDDPVLFPEGTLFSGGAAQDRRPTPPALDIKTIREDPDKFRSCVTRELSGFELDDTEAGLRIVIVCAGGAAFWGDPEDVAVKEYMNSPKAAKVCHNLKDKTHLLTLFGIVPENVVFDTMLAAYLLDPGRRSYTLAEEVGYYLESTLPEKGEQETTAASAGSLIKLKEVLEKLLEERGLARLLYDVELPLSTVLAGMEAYGAAIDIAALKSLSDRMAGDLDLLEGEIYEMAGMDFNISSTQQLAGILFAKLGLKPVKKGKTGFSTDASVLTKLAGEHPIVAKILKYRELTKLKSTYLDALPKLVSPRTNRIHTYFNQVGTSTGRLASEKPNLQNIPVKGEWGTMIRAAFVPGVPGWNLMAADYSQIELRVLASLAEDRDMLRAFEAEKDIHTATAAEVLDVKPAEVTQNQRRVAKEINFGLMYGMSAYGLSQRLGIEPSQAEEYITTYFERYPAIREFIDKVINKAAEDGFVETVLGRRRYIPELKSSDFNVKRQGERFAINAVIQGSAADIIKVAMIKIDRDIRETGLRSRMFLQVHDELLFEMPPEEKTELYTLVKSGMESAYPLRAPLLVNIGVGKNWGAIDK, encoded by the coding sequence ATGACCCCTAAACGCAAGAAACTTATCGCTATTGACGGCAACAGCCTTCTGTTCAGGGCGTTCTTTGCCTTACCTGTCTCTATAGCTACCCGCGACGGGCAGCCGACGAACGCGGTTTACGGATTCGCCACCATGCTGCTTAAGCTGCTAAAAGAGGAAAAGCCGGACGCGGTCGCCGTTGCCTGGGACCGGGCGGCGCCGACCTTTCGCCACCATGCCTTTGTAGACTATAAGGCTAACCGGGCGGCCATCCCCGCCAATCTTCCTTCGCAGTTCCCACTGGCTAAAGAGGTACTTGAAGGTCTTGGCGTGGCAAGTTTTGAGATTGACGGTTATGAAGCCGACGATATCCTGGCCAAGCTGGCCGTCGAGGCGCCGGCCGAGGGCTTCGATGTCCTCATCGTCACCGGCGACAAAGACGCGCTGCAGCTGGTTAATCCGCATGTACAGGTTATGACAACGCAAAAAGGCATAACCGACACGTTTGTCTACGACGAAGCCCGGGTGTCCGAGCGGTTTGGCGTCGGACCGGAGCGCGTTCCCGATTACCTCGGCTTAAAAGGCGACAGTTCCGACAATATCCCCGGTGTTCCCGGCGTCGGCGATAAGACGGCGACCGAACTTCTGCAAAGGTTCGGTACGCTGGACGGGATTTACGAACACGTCGACGAAATCACGAAACCCAAACTCAAGGAATCGTTGCTGGCCAACAAGGAGCAAGCATATCTAAGCCGGGACCTGGCCGTTCTTCAACCCGATGTGCCTGTTGACGTCAGCTACGACGCCCTGGGGCGCCATAACGCTAACAAGGATGAACTAAGAGCCCTTTTTCAGCAGCTCGAGTTCAAAACGCTACTGAACCGTTTAGACGATCCGGTTCTCTTTCCTGAAGGTACTTTGTTCTCGGGCGGAGCGGCGCAAGATCGGCGGCCGACCCCTCCGGCTTTGGACATTAAGACCATCAGGGAAGATCCCGACAAGTTTCGAAGTTGTGTAACCAGGGAACTGTCGGGCTTTGAGCTGGACGACACTGAGGCTGGTTTAAGGATTGTCATCGTTTGCGCCGGCGGCGCCGCTTTTTGGGGCGACCCCGAGGATGTCGCCGTGAAAGAGTATATGAACAGCCCAAAGGCCGCGAAAGTCTGCCATAATCTTAAGGACAAGACGCATTTGCTGACTCTTTTCGGCATTGTTCCGGAGAACGTTGTTTTCGACACCATGCTGGCCGCGTATTTGTTGGATCCGGGGCGCCGTTCCTACACGCTCGCTGAAGAGGTTGGGTATTATCTTGAATCTACGTTGCCGGAAAAAGGGGAACAGGAGACAACAGCCGCCTCGGCCGGCAGCCTGATCAAGCTAAAAGAAGTGCTGGAAAAACTGTTGGAGGAGCGAGGATTGGCCCGTCTGCTATACGACGTCGAGCTTCCGCTAAGCACCGTTTTGGCAGGCATGGAGGCTTACGGCGCGGCTATCGATATCGCGGCCTTGAAATCACTGAGCGACCGGATGGCCGGCGACCTGGATCTGCTTGAAGGTGAGATTTATGAAATGGCCGGCATGGATTTCAATATCAGCTCGACCCAACAACTGGCCGGTATCCTGTTTGCCAAGCTCGGTTTAAAGCCGGTCAAGAAGGGCAAAACAGGCTTCTCGACCGACGCTTCGGTTCTGACCAAATTAGCCGGGGAACACCCGATTGTCGCCAAAATATTGAAATATCGCGAGCTGACCAAGCTAAAATCTACTTATTTGGATGCGCTACCTAAGCTCGTCAGCCCCCGAACGAATCGTATACATACATATTTTAACCAGGTAGGAACCTCAACCGGCCGGTTGGCGTCGGAAAAACCGAATCTGCAAAATATCCCGGTCAAGGGCGAATGGGGCACGATGATCCGGGCCGCGTTTGTTCCGGGAGTGCCCGGGTGGAACCTAATGGCCGCCGATTATTCTCAGATAGAATTGCGGGTGCTGGCCAGCCTGGCCGAAGACCGTGACATGTTGCGGGCGTTCGAAGCGGAAAAAGACATACATACGGCCACGGCCGCGGAGGTGTTGGACGTAAAGCCCGCGGAGGTGACGCAGAACCAGCGCCGTGTTGCCAAGGAGATTAACTTCGGATTGATGTACGGCATGAGCGCTTATGGCCTCTCCCAACGTTTAGGGATTGAGCCGAGCCAAGCGGAAGAGTACATCACGACATATTTTGAGAGATACCCGGCCATAAGGGAGTTTATCGATAAGGTCATTAACAAAGCGGCTGAAGATGGATTCGTCGAGACGGTGTTGGGCAGGCGCCGGTATATCCCGGAGCTGAAGTCGTCGGACTTCAACGTAAAGCGACAGGGAGAACGATTCGCCATAAACGCCGTCATCCAAGGTAGCGCCGCGGATATCATAAAAGTCGCAATGATTAAGATCGACCGGGATATCCGGGAAACAGGGCTCCGGAGCAGGATGTTTCTGCAGGTTCACGACGAACTACTTTTCGAGATGCCGCCTGAGGAGAAAACGGAGCTGTATACGCTGGTCAAAAGTGGTATGGAAAGCGCTTATCCTCTTCGCGCGCCATTATTGGTCAATATCGGGGTAGGTAAGAATTGGGGAGCGATTGACAAATAA
- a CDS encoding transposase codes for MSRPLRIQFPGAIYHVTSRGNNKQEIFRYEEDADLFLEIVAQAVMRYGIIIHAYCLMINHYHFLIETPNGNISEPMRHINQIYTQRYNKRYRTVGHVFQGRFKARLIEKDAHLLEVSRYIVNNPVRAGLVKEAGDYTWSSYRQTAGLTVSQGWLTISWVLSQFAGPVDKMIERYATFVNDCAW; via the coding sequence ATGAGTCGTCCCCTACGTATTCAGTTTCCTGGCGCAATATATCACGTCACCTCTCGAGGAAACAACAAGCAAGAGATATTTCGGTACGAAGAAGACGCGGATCTTTTCTTGGAAATTGTGGCGCAAGCGGTTATGCGGTATGGCATTATTATTCATGCCTATTGCCTTATGATTAACCACTATCATTTTCTCATCGAAACCCCTAATGGGAATATCTCTGAGCCGATGCGGCATATCAACCAGATATATACTCAGCGATACAACAAGCGATATCGGACAGTTGGTCATGTTTTTCAGGGTCGGTTCAAGGCTCGTTTGATAGAGAAGGACGCGCATCTATTGGAGGTCAGCCGGTATATTGTCAACAATCCTGTTCGCGCCGGATTGGTGAAAGAGGCCGGGGATTATACTTGGAGCAGTTATAGACAGACAGCTGGGTTGACTGTATCTCAAGGGTGGTTAACGATTTCTTGGGTTCTTAGTCAGTTCGCAGGACCAGTCGACAAGATGATTGAACGGTATGCAACTTTCGTTAATGATTGCGCTTGGTAG